The Arachis hypogaea cultivar Tifrunner chromosome 16, arahy.Tifrunner.gnm2.J5K5, whole genome shotgun sequence genome contains a region encoding:
- the LOC112754707 gene encoding alpha-L-arabinofuranosidase 1 isoform X2, with protein sequence MVSYSYSSSNLLSSFVLCVVLVANAFQCFTSDATSTLMVDGSPNSGRPIPNTFLGAFFEEINHAGAGGLWAELVSNRGFEGGRGSGSPSSIYPWRVIGNESLISVSTDQTSCFERNKIALRMEVLCNGPKSCPPAGVGVSNPGYWGMNIEKGKKYKLVMYVKVKASGPVDLQVSLTGSVHRVNMVSIISFSAMTDNNFSKWTKVEGILESKATNHNSNLQITTTTRAILWLDQVSLMPLDTYKGHGFRMDLFKMVADLKPKFLRFPGGCFVEGYYLKNGFQWKNTIGAWEQRPGHYGDVWKYWTDDGFGFFEMLQLAEDLGALPIWVFNNGMSVGGEEVNMSALSPFIQIYPNNSMDMFSKYSVFDKTSRLGPKVFVSEYAVVKDDARNGTLLAALAEAAFLIGLERISDIVHMVCYAPLFINKNGRYSWIPDAIAFNSHESYGTPSYWVQQLFSESSGAIYLNSTLQTSSNSIVASAIGYRSSQDSKIYLRVKVVNFGSEIEKLRITINGLSSNVQQSRSTKTVLTSSNKMDENSFSQPNKVVPRKSALENASNNMVVSISPYSVTSFDLLV encoded by the exons ATGGTTTCTTATAGTTATAGCTCTTCTAATTTGCTCTCATCTTTTGTGTTGTGTGTTGTTCTTGTTGCTAATGCATTTCAATGCTTTACGAGTGATGCCACTTCAACATTAATGGTTGATGGATCTCCAAATTCTGGAAGACCAATACCCAACACCTTTCTTGGAGCATTCTTTGag GAAATTAATCATGCTGGTGCTGGGGGATTGTGGGCAGAACTTGTGAGCAATAGAG GTTTTGAAGGAGGAAGAGGGAGTGGTAGTCCTTCAAGTATTTATCCATGGAGAGTAATTGGAAATGAATCGTTGATTTCAGTTTCAACGGATCAGACGTCATGCTTTGAACGTAACAAAATTGCTCTACGCATGGAAGTGCTTTGTAACGGACCAAAATCTTGTCCTCCTGCTGGTGTTGGTGTCTCTAACCCTGGTTATTGGGGCATG AATattgagaagggaaagaaatatAAACTTGTGATGTATGTTAAAGTTAAAGCTAGTGGACCAGTTGATTTACAAGTTTCATTGACAGGATCTGTTCACCGTGTTAACATGGTTTCCATTATTAGCTTCAG TGCCATGACAGATAATAATTTTTCAAAGTGGACAAAAGTAGAGGGAATATTAGAATCAAAGGCAACAAATCATAATTCAAACCTTCAAATAACAACTACTACGAGAGCCATATTATGGTTAGATCAAGTATCACTTATGCCTTTGGACACATATAAG GGTCATGGTTTCCGAATGGATCTTTTTAAAATGGTGGCAGATTTGAAACCAAAATTTTTGAGATTTCCAG GTGGTTGCTTTGTTGAAGGATACTATCTGAAGAATGGATTTCAGTGGAAAAATACAATTGGAGCATGGGAGCAGAGACCCGGTCACTATGGTGATGTTTGGAAATATTGGACTGATGATGGTTTTGGCTTTTTTGAGATGCTTCAA TTAGCAGAGGACCTTGGTGCATTGCCAATATGGGTGTTTAATAATG GAATGAGCGTTGGTGGAGAAGAAGTTAACATGTCTGCCCTTTCACCTTTTATTCAA ataTATCCAAATAATTCTATGGACATGTTTTCCAAATACTCCGTATTCGACAAGACATCAAGATTGGGTCCAAAG GTGTTTGTTAGTGAATATgctgttgtgaaggatgatgcaAGAAATGGAACCCTTTTGGCTGCATTGGCTGAAGCTGCATTCCTCATTGGATTAGAAAGGATCAG TGATATTGTCCACATGGTTTGCTATGCACCGCTGttcataaataaaaatggaag GTATAGTTGGATTCCGGATGCAATAGCATTCAACTCCCATGAAAGCTATGGAACTCCAAGCTATTGGGTCCAACAACTTTTTAGTGAGTCAAGTGGAGCTATATATCTCAATTCAACTCTCCAAACTTCATCTAATTCAATTGTTGCATCTGCAATTGGCTATCGAAGTTCCCAAGATTCCAAAATCTACTTAAGAGTGAAG GTGGTGAATTTTGGAAGTGAAATTGAGAAGCTTCGGATAACTATTAATGGATTGAGCTCCAATGTGCAACAATCTAGATCAACAAAGACAGTGCTCACATCATCGAACAAAATGGATGAAAATTCTTTTTCACAGCCAAACaag GTTGTGCCACGAAAAAGTGCACTTGAGAATG
- the LOC112754707 gene encoding alpha-L-arabinofuranosidase 1 isoform X1: MVSYSYSSSNLLSSFVLCVVLVANAFQCFTSDATSTLMVDGSPNSGRPIPNTFLGAFFEEINHAGAGGLWAELVSNRGFEGGRGSGSPSSIYPWRVIGNESLISVSTDQTSCFERNKIALRMEVLCNGPKSCPPAGVGVSNPGYWGMNIEKGKKYKLVMYVKVKASGPVDLQVSLTGSVHRVNMVSIISFSAMTDNNFSKWTKVEGILESKATNHNSNLQITTTTRAILWLDQVSLMPLDTYKGHGFRMDLFKMVADLKPKFLRFPGGCFVEGYYLKNGFQWKNTIGAWEQRPGHYGDVWKYWTDDGFGFFEMLQLAEDLGALPIWVFNNGMSVGGEEVNMSALSPFIQDALDGIEFAKGSPSSKWGSVRASMRHPEPFDFRFVAVGNENCFPHHKVHYQEKYFKFYDAIKRAYPEIRIISNCDGSKTPLNHPADLFDFHIYPNNSMDMFSKYSVFDKTSRLGPKVFVSEYAVVKDDARNGTLLAALAEAAFLIGLERISDIVHMVCYAPLFINKNGRYSWIPDAIAFNSHESYGTPSYWVQQLFSESSGAIYLNSTLQTSSNSIVASAIGYRSSQDSKIYLRVKVVNFGSEIEKLRITINGLSSNVQQSRSTKTVLTSSNKMDENSFSQPNKVVPRKSALENASNNMVVSISPYSVTSFDLLV, encoded by the exons ATGGTTTCTTATAGTTATAGCTCTTCTAATTTGCTCTCATCTTTTGTGTTGTGTGTTGTTCTTGTTGCTAATGCATTTCAATGCTTTACGAGTGATGCCACTTCAACATTAATGGTTGATGGATCTCCAAATTCTGGAAGACCAATACCCAACACCTTTCTTGGAGCATTCTTTGag GAAATTAATCATGCTGGTGCTGGGGGATTGTGGGCAGAACTTGTGAGCAATAGAG GTTTTGAAGGAGGAAGAGGGAGTGGTAGTCCTTCAAGTATTTATCCATGGAGAGTAATTGGAAATGAATCGTTGATTTCAGTTTCAACGGATCAGACGTCATGCTTTGAACGTAACAAAATTGCTCTACGCATGGAAGTGCTTTGTAACGGACCAAAATCTTGTCCTCCTGCTGGTGTTGGTGTCTCTAACCCTGGTTATTGGGGCATG AATattgagaagggaaagaaatatAAACTTGTGATGTATGTTAAAGTTAAAGCTAGTGGACCAGTTGATTTACAAGTTTCATTGACAGGATCTGTTCACCGTGTTAACATGGTTTCCATTATTAGCTTCAG TGCCATGACAGATAATAATTTTTCAAAGTGGACAAAAGTAGAGGGAATATTAGAATCAAAGGCAACAAATCATAATTCAAACCTTCAAATAACAACTACTACGAGAGCCATATTATGGTTAGATCAAGTATCACTTATGCCTTTGGACACATATAAG GGTCATGGTTTCCGAATGGATCTTTTTAAAATGGTGGCAGATTTGAAACCAAAATTTTTGAGATTTCCAG GTGGTTGCTTTGTTGAAGGATACTATCTGAAGAATGGATTTCAGTGGAAAAATACAATTGGAGCATGGGAGCAGAGACCCGGTCACTATGGTGATGTTTGGAAATATTGGACTGATGATGGTTTTGGCTTTTTTGAGATGCTTCAA TTAGCAGAGGACCTTGGTGCATTGCCAATATGGGTGTTTAATAATG GAATGAGCGTTGGTGGAGAAGAAGTTAACATGTCTGCCCTTTCACCTTTTATTCAA GATGCCCTTGATGGCATTGAATTTGCTAAAGGTTCTCCCTCTTCAAAGTGGGGATCTGTTAGAGCTTCAATGAGACATCCTGAACCATTCGATTTCAGATTTGTTGCTGTtggaaatgaaaattgttttcctCATCACAAAGTGCACTATCAAG AAAAGTACTTTAAGTTCTATGATGCTATAAAACGTGCTTATCCAGAGATTCGGATTATCTCAAATTGTGATGGTTCTAAAACGCCATTAAATCACCCTGCTGATCTCTTTGATTTTCAT ataTATCCAAATAATTCTATGGACATGTTTTCCAAATACTCCGTATTCGACAAGACATCAAGATTGGGTCCAAAG GTGTTTGTTAGTGAATATgctgttgtgaaggatgatgcaAGAAATGGAACCCTTTTGGCTGCATTGGCTGAAGCTGCATTCCTCATTGGATTAGAAAGGATCAG TGATATTGTCCACATGGTTTGCTATGCACCGCTGttcataaataaaaatggaag GTATAGTTGGATTCCGGATGCAATAGCATTCAACTCCCATGAAAGCTATGGAACTCCAAGCTATTGGGTCCAACAACTTTTTAGTGAGTCAAGTGGAGCTATATATCTCAATTCAACTCTCCAAACTTCATCTAATTCAATTGTTGCATCTGCAATTGGCTATCGAAGTTCCCAAGATTCCAAAATCTACTTAAGAGTGAAG GTGGTGAATTTTGGAAGTGAAATTGAGAAGCTTCGGATAACTATTAATGGATTGAGCTCCAATGTGCAACAATCTAGATCAACAAAGACAGTGCTCACATCATCGAACAAAATGGATGAAAATTCTTTTTCACAGCCAAACaag GTTGTGCCACGAAAAAGTGCACTTGAGAATG